The Lemur catta isolate mLemCat1 chromosome 6, mLemCat1.pri, whole genome shotgun sequence sequence TCCGCAGCAGTGATGCCAAGAGGACAAATCACCGACGCcgggagaggaggggggagcaACTCCGGGGCGTGGGGAGCGGACACCGAGCAGCCTCCAGCCACTAGGGCGAGAGGGAGCGAGTCCTGCGAAAACAAACCCCGCATAAATAATTGAGTTCCGAGCCGGGTGCGTTCAGAAGCTCTGGGAGCACCTCAGGGGCCTCCCTGAAGTTGGAaagagcagagcagggaggggggcCGGCGCGCCGGACTGGGGGCGGCTCCGCGGGCGGTGGGACGCCGCGCCGGGGACGCCCGCGGGACTGCGGCGCGCAGCGAGCCGCACGCGCGGGCAGGACAGTGCGCTGGCGGCGGGAGCCCACGGCCTCCGAGGCGGGTAGAGAACGGCCCGCGCGGAGTCGTTGCATGGACAGCATGCGTTTCTCCAGAGGCTCCGACGTGGGGCCCTGGGGCAATTCCAGCGGTGCCAACACAAGCCAGGAGGCCGAAGACCTCGGGGAAGGCGGCGGCCCGCGCGGGGACGTGCGCAACGAGGAGCTGGCCAAACTGGAGATCGCCGTGCTGGCAGTGACTTTCGCGATGGCCGTGCTGGGCAACAGCAGCGTGCTCCTGGCGCTGCACCGCACGCCGCGCAAGACTTCCCGAATGCACCTCTTCATCCGGCACCTCAGCCTGGCCGACCTGGCCGTCGCCTTCTTCCAGGTGCTGCCGCAGATGTGCTGGGACATCACGTACCGCTTCCGCGGACCCGACTGGCTGTGCCGCGTGGTGAAGCACCTGCAGGTGTTCGGCATGTTCGCGTCGGCCTACATGCTGGTGGTCATGACCGCCGACCGCTACATCGCTGTGTGCCACCCGCTCAAGACCCTGCAGCAGCCCGCGCGCCGCTCGCACCTCATGATAGCTGCCGCGTGGGTGCTCAGTCTCGTGCTCAGCACGCCACAGTACTTCGTCTTCTCCATGATCGAGGTGAACAATGTCACCAAGGCCCGCGACTGCTGGGCCACCTTCATTCAGCCCTGGGGTTCCCGCGCCTACGTGACCTGGATGACGGGCGGCATCTTTGTGGCACCAGTTGTCATCCTGGGCACCTGCTACGGCTTCATCTGCTATAACATCTGGCGCAACGTCCGCGGAAAAACTGCGTCGCGCCAGAGCAAGGGCGCAGAGGAAGCGAGTGGCGTCTTCCCAAAGGGGCGCCTGCTCGCCCCCTGTGTCAGCAGCGTGAAGACCATTTCCCGCGCCAAGATCCGCACGGTGAAGATGACTTTCGTGATCGTGACGGCTTACATAGCCTGTTGGATGCCTTTCTTTGTCATCCAGTTGTGGTCAGTCTGGGATGAGAAGTCGGTCTGGACTGGTAGGTGCCCGACAATGGAGGAAAGTGCggggatgggtgtgtgtgtgtgtgtgtgtgtgtgtgtgtgtagagagagaaatAGTATTTCCTTTTATAGTATGCCCTaggcagtagttctcaaacttacATATGTGTAACAATCACACCTTGGGAGAATTGTCAAAACTGCAGATTTCTGGAGTCCCCACCTCAGACGTCCTAATTCAGAAGTTTGGAATAGGGCCCAGGACGGCATTTGTAGTGTGCAATGATCCTAAGACCACAAATCCAGAGACTGTGCCCTAGAGTCAGCCATGCAACTACCAAATCGAATGACTTTTTACCCAATTGCTAACTGCTAATACCCTGCTTTCAAGTCTATTGGATTCAGGGAAATATTTTTGCTATCACAACATCTTTTGTTGGATTGTGAAAAGTATcacaattaatattaaaattttgtatgaCTTCCTCAAGGGCAACggtaaaaacatattttctaaagaaagctGGAGAAAGATTCTTGAGAAGTCAAGAATTCTAACTTGGCATTTAACTAATGTTCCCTTTCTCACtataatctgtttattttttctaacacTAATTACTTTAACACTTTTTTCCCAGTATTTCAAAGTAAGATTATTGATAAACTAAATTTGTTAGACTAATTTATTCATCATCTTGCAGCACTAATTTGACCACACAACTATTCACCTCTCCACTCTGCTCTTGCAGGAGTTTACCGAAAATGTTTTCTACACCTACTAGCctgtttcattttaattccttACAAAACTAGAAAAACTAACTTCATagggactttaaaaaaaacaaagtttgcatcttgaaaatattttctttttgtaagaaaaaatatttttccaactaACTATATTACAAGAATGTTTCTGATAACTATAGTCAAGAAATAGGTATCTAAGAGGAGCTGTCTCCTTTTGTTTCTTGGGGTTGGAGTAGGGGAGTGCATGTAATACACTTTGGAAgttatatttgcaaataaaacatttgagtgtgaatttaatttaaacaaataaatattcttgCAATAATGAATaccaataatgaaaaatatagcATAAACACTTTACTTCTAATTTACCATTTCCTGTTTACTTGATCTTAGAAGCTTCATAATATTgccaatcaaataaaaaatttagtataATTATACTTCTATCAATATTTCTACACAATTAATGAAAACTTCACTTGTGCATAGATATGTTGATTTCTGGTCTTTGCAAATATAGTCTTGGCCATGGATTATGATCATCTTTAATAGTAGCATCTTAGCACAGAGTATGCTTAAATaacctatcatttttttttctggcataaCAAGAGTGAAAAGATCCAAGTTTGTATTTAATAATCAAAGGAAAGTATAAGAATAATCAGGAAGCACTGACTTTCCCTTGATTATTTTCAGTGCAGTAGTTCCACTGGGAAAGCTTATAATATTTATGAGGTTTACTCCTgctaattaacataaaatattttggaatccTGTTGGAATTCCTAATTCTGCTACTCTTCTTAATATAACCACAATAAAAGATGATTTTCTTTTACAATCAAACCAAATTTCTAATTAACCAAAGGAAAACAACTAAAGCTTACATCCTTCAGGGACCTATTTTTGCTATCCTCAGTTTTCATATtacaagaatatttaaaattttaaaactgctaaACATGATTCATAATGACATACTTTGCCTGAGTTATTAGGATGAATAGAATTTGGTATATGTGGTTATAGACTCttgaaatttcattaaaattgcaGCCATTCTGTAAATGCTGTGTTTATTAGCACATGGTAATGCTAGTATAAAAGATAGAGATTTTCTTAAATGGATTGTTTAATAGTCTTAATCTCTTGAAATTCACACtcattctgtttaaatattttgatagtggttttaaaatatttgaattaattttaaggCATCttgattacaaaaatattttacaaccaAACAATTTCCAAACACTACCCAGTTCCCTGATTGATAAACAGAATAGTTCATTTTCTATACTCACCCATACCCTTTTCCCTCTTTAATTAGTCGATAGAAAAATAAGTCTATCCAGTGCCCATTTCTCACATTTGACTATTTAAATAATCtacctttatatttttcatgcaGATTCAGAAAACCCTACCGTCACCATCACTGCGTTGCTGGCTTCCTTGAATAGTTGCTGCAATCCATGGATATACATGTTTTTTAGTGGCCATCTCCTGCAAGACTGTGTTCAAAGCTTCCCGTGCTGccaaaacataaagcaaaaattcaaCAAAGAAGATACAGACAGTATGAGCAGAAGACAGACTTCTTACTCTAACAACCGAAGCCCGACAAACAGTACGGGTATATGGAAGGATTCACCTAAATCTTCCAAGTCCATCAAATTCATTCCTGTTTCAACCTGAGCCCTGTGTTCATGCAGCCTGACTCTTGTGATTGACTTTTTAGCCCATTAGCTGAATTGAGCTAGAAATCACAAGAACAAATGAACTTTATTAAGCTAAGCATGAATCAGTTCATTGGGTACAAGACCATGTTTCTAGTTGCATTTTCACATTGCTATGGCAAAAAaactatgaattattttatacGGAGTATTATTAATGAAAACACACTGCACTAAAATGTGCAGGCCTAACTCCCAGAAATATAATAGAAGTTATATTTCTGGAGGAAAAATGATAACTACCCTGGCTTTATATTCTGTtgttggtttcttttattttatttttcccctcgATATAAGAAAGGCTTGATTGGTTTGAAAGGCAAATAATGTAGGGGCACTATTTCTGAGCAAAGTGAGCTCATCACCAGCCTTAGTATTTAGAGGAGACATCAGAGAAATTATGTTTTCATCCAATAAAATCAATTTATGCATCAGAAAATGCAGCCCCAAGTGGTGGCCTAGAGATGGGAAGGTGTCTTGGAGAGGCATGAGTGCCTGAGGAATACTGAACAAGAGGTGGCCTGCTCAGAGCAAAAGGGGAAAGTTCTGTTAGAAGCCATAAATCACcctgattttcaaaatggtaactTTGGAACTGGCAGTGCCCTTATTTAGATTCCTCACATTTTATTGGCCACAAAAAGCATGATTCCTAAGATGCTGAAGGTTAGAGAAAATGTTGTCAACTGGCTGAAATATCTTTCTCCCCCCACTACGAAGTTGTTTTAAAGTCAGATTTGTATGAGGAATGCCAAACTTTATTAGAAGAGTAGAAAAGGATTGCCTAAGGTACTCTGTAGACTTTCTCTTGAACAATGTAAACATATTCTGACCAGTGTTATAAGGGCATCTTGTGCTATGCTGGATATTAACATGATCATTGTCTTCATGTTTAGAGAATACAGATTCATAAATAAGAGAGTCTCCTAAAGAGTGACTCAGTTTATAAAGCATCACcacatgtttaattaaaaatggcTTGGTCTTTTTTTCCAATCTCCCACTCATCTGACAGTTTCATAGTATAATAGAAAagaggtggggttgggggctgaGAAGCAGATAGAAAGAGAACTATTCCACACCTAGTCTGGCGTTCTTCATTATTAAATacatgactttaggcaagttatgTAAACACATAGAAAGcctctgtttccttggctgtacaatGGAGTGGATAacatctacctcacagggttgttgtgggaCTCAATTAAATGCGTGAAAAGAGCTTTATAAACAGTAAAGTGCTATACATATGCGAGCAGTTGCTTTTATTACTGTCTTGGGATCTACAAAATTGCGCAGCTTTTTCCCCTGTCCAGTTTTCATTAGCCAGAATTGGTTGGTTTCATGGCTGGGATATAAAATCCTAAAACTTAAATATAGATCTGCGGATACATGAGAAAGCATTGCCAGCAGCCACTAAGCCTGACTTCTCCTGCCCGATTAAGATTTCCAATTTAAAGGCAGAATTTGCTGTCCTTTGAATGCAGGTAAATCAAAGCCAGCAACAAGCAACAATGTCTTTCATTTCTCAACAGAGATAAATTACAACACTAGTTGGCTACtgttattgcatttttcattaatGGAACTcggtgggattttttttctagttattaTGTCTGGCTCCTTCTCCTTAGAGAGAGATCATGAAATGATTTGAGGATACATCATAAATATTTTGCATCCATTAGAGGAAGCAATAGTTGCTGTAAATAGTActatttggtttctatttttaactttgttgGTAAGAGAATGAGACCTGAAAGGCACTGCAAGAACTTGGCAACCCCAACTTCATGCCTCTTCATTCTCCTGCCTTTCCAAATTCTCAGCCCTTAGACTCCCAGCATTGATATGCCTTAAAAATTGTTTCCAACTCTTCTTTAGAGATTAGGCCCTTAAGTTttagaattatttctaaaaataacaaatatgtcTCTTAAAGGGCACTATCCAATATAAGCTTTCAACTAACTCTTCTTTATTTGAGTTAGAAAAGCATCTCAGTAACCCTGTCCTCTGTTAAGACCATCAGCCCTTTCGACAACTTCTCTTTGACAGTTGAGATAGTGGAAAATGGGCTGGTATTCAAGAGATCTGGGTGCCAGTTCTGCACTAGGCAAATATGTGGTCTTATTCTCTGTGGTTTAGGCTGAGAAACTTCATCTATCTAATTGCTAAACTTTCTTAATGTTAAGTAACCAGAAATGGCATTCATATATTCCAAAACAATATTCCAAATTAGAAAAGTTCTGCCTATTTCAGAAGAAAGGAAACTGTAGGTGGTAAGGAGAAAGTGTTCTGGGAAGGaaagttttccttttctggacCAAAGAAAAGACCTGAGATAGTATGCCAAATGAAGGTTACGGTCAAGAAAAAATGTGTTACATcgccttattttattttgcacaGTTATCTGGGGGAAGATCCTGCAGGCACACAGTGTTAATGCACCTATGTTGGTTTCAAGGATATGATATAAAAATACCaccaatagaaaaaaactagTCTACTgggcatttgataaatattaattgatgATGAAAAGAAGCATTTTAAAGTACATATTAAGTGCTTAATAGGTTAATTTTGGAGCATGTATTTTTGAAGTATAAAATGATTcagcttttattttgaaatttcatttggAACATAACTGGGAAGAAAATTAGTGAACTTCTTGGATCAATTATATACTTGTCCTACATACAGAATTTCCATCATCATCAAAGAAGTCTTACACCATGATTGAGGAAAGAGTATGGTTTTAGagggtaaaaaaaatcaaatagtcttATTAACATGCAGTACTCGGCCAAACTTATTACAGTTCCTAGAATGGACAACCATTAAGATGACTAAGAAACTCAACTTTTTTCTGTTATTACACAGGTAAAGTAATCCAAttaggttaaatttttttttttagactttaaAACATATGTTTTTGTAACTTAATTGAACACTTAGAACTTTAAATTAGGGCCTCAGAGTTTGCCTAAAGCATAATGAGATGCCAATTAGGGAGAAATTGAGCCTAATCCTGTACCCCAAATATCAAAGATTAGGTTCCTATAAACTCACATAAATTGGAGCCTTATGGATTTTCATATTGGAGGCACTGGCTCTATTTAGAGTAAGCCCAGGGCAGTGCCATCTGGGATGCTAGTCCTGGAAGGACAGAAGCAGCCActgtgtccctcccctccccctcaacGCAGCCCTTTTAGTACCACTCAGTGCTGTTGACGACACTTGGAATCATAAGAACACAGGACAATAAATGTAAGAGAATGATTCTCGATTAAAATTTGACCTCAGCCAATTTGAACCAAAATTTAAGAACTATTCATAAGAAAACTTATTTCTTTTGAGTCCCCCCTTTTTTGATTTAGGTTGAATCACACAAATTGTGGCATTCCATTGTACAcataggcattttaaaaatagttttaacataatttttaggTATAGTCAATTATCATGaatgaaaatatgtatgtgaCCTATAGTGCGTCAGTATCAAAAACATACACTATTATGGCTAAAAAttaaatgccatttttccttttttaattttatgtatatgtgtatgtgtatatacacatttttttacattgatttatgttctaaacaaaaataaaaagtattatagagtgaatgaaatatttttgtgttccAGGGTCAAATTAACAAATTCAGGAAAGGAAATCTAAGAATAAATCTGATATTAATatcagaataattattaatataaaatagcatttctACAGTCAATATTTCTGACTTAAAATATGTCCTATGATGCTTTCACTCATTATGGCAACAAATTTACTAAGAATTCATGTTGTTTATTTAGTATTCCTTTTTTTGGAACTGCTTTTCAAGTATTCTATATCCCCTAGCTTATTATGCTATGTAGAAGAATTTCAGTGTATTTTTCCTGGGCCAATTGCATGATTCTTATTTTGAATggatattaaaatgttttgtgattgtatctaatatttggtcttttgcaggaaaaaaatggcTTATGGTATTATACTGAAACAACTAATGTATTTATTCTtcaattttactgtatgttagcttgtttctataaataaaaataaattttagatttgtttgaaataattattttacaacaTAGTTtgacaattaaatatatttcaagttaattataatgattttgaaaaataatatctggTTTTACAGTTGATAACTATTGAAGGATTTATATTTGGgtacaaaaatgttcatgtttTACTATTTGACTGTAGCAAGAACAAGTGAAACTTTGTAACTGCCTTTTCAATAAATTacaatcaagaaaacaattcattTTGTTATAGTCTATATTAAGATAACCAAATGGGAGTTAGCTCAGGTCATGTATGTCATCCAGCCCTAAAAATACTGTCTATGTTCATTTATCTCATAAAATTAGTGGGACTGACTAAAGATCAAGAATATTCTCCTTTAATagtctttaaaaatcagaattcttTTCCCTGTGGGCTAACAAAGTCAAGTTATGTTAACTTTATAACTTATGttgtctaactttttttttcttttataagctGAATCTTAATAGCATAAACTATAAAAGGCTTATTTTGGATTTGGCTTAAACTGTAGAAGCAGTGAATGCCCAGAATGTAAGAAACGGAATTTGaagtctctattttaaaatatcactgttattttaaaagacttataAATGCCTaagaataaacaatatttctACCAAAGCATATTTTTGTGAAGTCATATGGACCAGGTAATActaaaataattgtttcattGTATACCACAAGATACTCAAAAGGAAACCCCAATTCActtgaccagaaaaaaaaagaaaagaaaaaaaagaaaaccccaaaagcaaCATTTTTAGTGACAGTCAAAATTGAAAAGATGTTCAGTTAATGGAATTAGTGCAGATATtctaaatacatacacacacacatatacctacATATGGTAAATCCATATGTGGTGTTCTGAAATACTGTGAATATTTAGAAGTAAAAAACATTAATTACAAGAAAGAATattgtaaagagaaaaatgtactACAGGAGAGAATCAGGAGTCCCAGTGTTTCCTCCATTTATGGGTGAATGATCTTAGCAAAGTCACTTGAATGGATCTGGGTGTCTAACTACAGTCACCttggttgaaaaaaaatggatttacAGATTCGAGCccaaactgaaaataatcctaataGAAAAGCTTTGTCACCAACACAGAAATGGACACTTGTCCCTAGGCACAACCCAGTGGGACTTCAGCAGAACTATCACACACCCTCCAAAAAATCCCAGCTCCCATGATTCATCAGAGCATTCATGTTTTGACCATAACCCCAATGCATAAGCTTCTGTCACCTGAGTAGACACAGCCTGGATTGATGCCCCTGCGTTTTAGCTCTCTGTGCTCACTCTTTCCTTTAATATACAAGTAAAGTAGTTTTAGCTTCGTCTCACGCACTGTGCAAAGTCTATGCCTACCCCTAGATCCAAAAGGAATCCAGGGGATTACTATGAATTCCTGCTTTTGTTGAACTCTGAATCCCCAGCTCATTAGCTGACTTCTCAGGACTACTTTTTCTTTACTGACTTTTCTTCCAACAACTCTGAGTGCTTGTTGCCTTGTGTAGTGGGGTTCCCCTAAAGGTCAGGGGATCATGTGGGAGCGTAGATTATGCCTCAGAAGGGACAATGATTCATTGTTCACTGTCCTCAAGGTCCATGAGCACCCCTTCAACGGAGGATTAGTCTCTGATCATCCTCCTCTTTGGAACCTTCCTAGCTGCCATCTTGCCCAGGTCCCCTCTCTCTACCAAGACCCGAAAGACTTGGTTTCCCAACTGTCAGTAATTAaacatttcttctacatttttatgtAGGACTGCTTAACTTTTAGTTGTCTAAAACACTCTCACTTAGACTATGCCTTTCAAAACAGTGCACTGTCTTTAAGGTGTTTTTCCTTTATACTCCCTAAGAGCTATCCTCATCCCAAAAGGAACACTGTTTTCTTCCTAGATCAAAGAGTTCAAACTGCATTGAGCTTTTTAaataatgtgggttttttttcacatttaaaaattttttatttttttatttcagaatattacgggggtacaaatgttttggttacatcgattgcttttgtattgcttgagacaaagttataaatatgcccatcacccagacagagcacattgtacccattaggtatgatttcatccatcccctcctccaccctcccacctgcatgatttccgttgagttttgcTTCCaactgtgcacatgagtgctggttggttagttccaacttaatcgtaagtacatgtggtgcttgtttttccattcttgcaatactttaggagaatggtctctggttccatccagattgctgcaaaaggtattaattcattttttatggctgagtagtactcctaCAAAATTGTATTTAGATACAcatttttaaggggaaaaatccCTGTTATTCAAAGGAAAAGCTTAAGAAggtttaaaatgttatataaaaataccAGCAATGTTATATTCAAATACcctcaaatttaaaacattcatttttaattcttattttatgcaTTGCCTTCATATGCAACCTATTTAGGAAATACCAACAAtcacaaaaaacattttatcagTGTGCAGTCAcattgaaacaaatggaaaagcaaagggTCTTTCACCAGTACAACTGTTTTTAATCAAGGAAATAAGATCTCAGTTTTAGACTAGGTCTGATGCATGTGCCTTTAATTTCATGAATGCTATTGAAATGCCTTTTAATGAAAAGCTGTCATTCAGAGTACAGTTCAGCTTTATATCCCATCAAATTTGGGAGCATGGCAgtagataaatataaaacagcTACATATGATTTTAGGTATGGATTTTAACAGGATATGTTTATTCGTAATGTTAACTCTtacaatttggaaaaaaactcaaaaaaaaaaaaaaagagaattttatagGCTGCCtaaaggtaaaatttattttctgcatttgaaaaatagatttttttcccaaatacccATATAATCTGTACCTTTTAACCACACAACTAGATGAGGTCACAGGAAAAAAACGTGTCGGCATTCCAATCATGTCCAAGGGTCAACAGAATGTTGTCAGATGTACTTGCTAACTAAAGATCTGGCATTAGACATTTTACCCTCACAGGGATTACCTGTTATTCTTCATCTCCTTTGTACCTTAAACATAGCCTAATGAAAGATTTTGAATGTGTGtaaatctgtatattttttagccttatatttttttttctgagcagatCAATGGGCTATGAATAtgttgtctttctgtttcttacaAATACTCTTTGATCTTACCT is a genomic window containing:
- the AVPR1A gene encoding vasopressin V1a receptor; this translates as MDSMRFSRGSDVGPWGNSSGANTSQEAEDLGEGGGPRGDVRNEELAKLEIAVLAVTFAMAVLGNSSVLLALHRTPRKTSRMHLFIRHLSLADLAVAFFQVLPQMCWDITYRFRGPDWLCRVVKHLQVFGMFASAYMLVVMTADRYIAVCHPLKTLQQPARRSHLMIAAAWVLSLVLSTPQYFVFSMIEVNNVTKARDCWATFIQPWGSRAYVTWMTGGIFVAPVVILGTCYGFICYNIWRNVRGKTASRQSKGAEEASGVFPKGRLLAPCVSSVKTISRAKIRTVKMTFVIVTAYIACWMPFFVIQLWSVWDEKSVWTDSENPTVTITALLASLNSCCNPWIYMFFSGHLLQDCVQSFPCCQNIKQKFNKEDTDSMSRRQTSYSNNRSPTNSTGIWKDSPKSSKSIKFIPVST